In Holophagales bacterium, one DNA window encodes the following:
- a CDS encoding alpha/beta fold hydrolase produces the protein MSRRARWLLGAGALVVVGLVAAVVSFTRHPLASLAAWQRRALGKSGFTRQELGSGAERLVLFRAGNGPALLFLHGLGDQAGSWGKVAAGLTGRYRVVLADLPGHGESEPKAGPLTMATIVAGAERVFAEVARDGPVIVVGNSLGAWVATILAERHPQQAARLVLVNGGALRGQEEGLSLQPRDRREAGALVSRLRDPSSPPVPGFVLDDIVRQAASGPIARLAGDLPGLEAHLLDDRLAALTLPVDLLWGASDRVVPLAYAERLQSALPAARLTLLEHCGHVPQVECPERFGEKLAALLAEPPPATLSPVTPESPR, from the coding sequence GTGAGTCGCCGCGCCCGCTGGCTGCTCGGTGCGGGAGCGCTCGTCGTCGTCGGGCTCGTCGCGGCGGTCGTCAGCTTCACCCGTCATCCCCTGGCGAGCCTCGCGGCGTGGCAGCGGCGCGCCCTCGGCAAGAGTGGCTTCACCCGGCAAGAGCTGGGCAGCGGTGCCGAGCGCCTGGTGCTCTTCCGTGCCGGAAACGGCCCGGCGCTTCTCTTCCTGCATGGGCTCGGTGACCAGGCCGGGAGTTGGGGAAAGGTGGCCGCGGGCCTGACCGGTCGCTACCGCGTCGTTCTCGCCGACCTGCCGGGGCACGGCGAGAGCGAGCCGAAGGCGGGTCCGCTGACGATGGCGACGATCGTCGCCGGCGCCGAGCGGGTCTTCGCCGAGGTGGCGCGCGACGGTCCGGTGATCGTCGTCGGCAACTCGTTGGGCGCCTGGGTGGCGACGATCCTCGCCGAGCGCCATCCGCAGCAGGCGGCGCGGCTAGTGCTGGTCAACGGTGGCGCCTTGCGCGGCCAGGAAGAGGGGCTGTCGCTCCAGCCGCGCGATCGGCGCGAGGCCGGAGCGCTGGTCTCGCGGCTGCGCGATCCCTCGTCGCCCCCGGTTCCCGGGTTCGTTCTCGACGACATCGTCCGCCAGGCGGCGAGCGGTCCGATCGCCCGGCTCGCCGGCGACCTGCCGGGGCTCGAGGCGCACCTGCTCGACGATCGCCTCGCGGCGCTCACCCTGCCGGTCGACCTGCTCTGGGGCGCCTCGGATCGCGTCGTGCCGCTCGCCTACGCCGAGCGGCTGCAGAGTGCCCTTCCGGCGGCCCGTCTCACCCTGCTCGAACACTGCGGGCACGTGCCGCAGGTCGAGTGCCCCGAGCGGTTCGGCGAGAAGCTCGCGGCGCTCCTCGCCGAACCGCCGCCCGCGACGCTGTCACCGGTGACGCCGGAGAGCCCGCGGTGA
- a CDS encoding glucose 1-dehydrogenase, which produces MIDTGLAGKIVVVTGAAAGIGRAVARRFAKEGCRVSAWDVSPAPDLAEELEGLGGQADVRQVDVARRESVEAATAAVIDRWGRVDVLVNNAGIVRDAQLVKWKDGEVASMMEDAAFDAVIAVNFKGVFLCARTVVPHMIRGGGGVILNASSVVGLYGNFGQTNYAATKSAVITMTKTWARELGKFGIRVNAVAPGFVATEILAAMPQKVLDGMIAHTPIGRIGKPEELAESYLWLASDAASFVHGAVLSVDGGLVTGT; this is translated from the coding sequence ATGATCGACACCGGACTCGCAGGGAAGATCGTCGTCGTCACCGGAGCGGCGGCCGGCATCGGCCGCGCCGTCGCCCGACGTTTCGCGAAGGAGGGTTGCCGGGTCTCGGCGTGGGACGTCAGTCCGGCGCCGGATCTCGCCGAGGAGCTCGAAGGCCTCGGCGGCCAGGCCGACGTGCGGCAGGTCGACGTCGCCCGGCGCGAGAGCGTCGAGGCGGCGACGGCGGCGGTCATCGACCGTTGGGGGCGCGTCGACGTGCTGGTCAACAACGCCGGCATCGTGCGGGACGCCCAGCTGGTGAAGTGGAAGGACGGCGAGGTGGCGTCGATGATGGAGGACGCCGCCTTCGACGCGGTCATCGCCGTGAACTTCAAGGGCGTCTTCCTCTGCGCCCGCACGGTGGTGCCGCACATGATCCGCGGCGGCGGCGGCGTGATCCTCAACGCCTCGTCGGTGGTCGGCCTGTACGGCAACTTCGGGCAGACGAACTACGCGGCCACCAAGAGCGCGGTCATCACGATGACGAAGACCTGGGCGCGCGAGCTCGGCAAGTTCGGCATCCGGGTCAACGCCGTCGCGCCGGGCTTCGTCGCCACCGAGATCCTGGCGGCGATGCCGCAGAAGGTCCTCGACGGGATGATCGCCCACACGCCGATCGGGCGGATCGGCAAGCCCGAGGAGCTCGCCGAGAGCTACCTCTGGCTCGCTTCCGACGCCGCCTCGTTCGTGCACGGTGCGGTGCTGTCGGTCGACGGCGGGCTCGTCACCGGCACCTGA
- the cls gene encoding cardiolipin synthase, whose protein sequence is MLWTWIAVVEAAWVIALSAWIVSERRPPASTLAWIFGLALLPAVGVAVYFFLGPRRLERKRMRYRGGAARLEASLAATARLGDLPPDVSRQVRLALRLSAAPLASASSLALYHDGVSAFAAMERSIADAVGHVHLESYIFEPDETGTRIRDLLAEKARQGVAVRLLLDAVGAPRARRRFLAPILDAGGEVARFNPMGLGLVRSRLVNFRTHRKILVCDGAVGFTGGMNVADCHTVGERRGAAVAPPWRDTQIRLAGRAVAGLQRTFLEDWHFATGLVPETDACFPDLPDEGSFRVQVLRSGPDRDVYPIHEFLFSAIASADERVWLATPYLVPDESILTALRSAAHRGVDVRVLVPRRGDSRLVQAAMRSFYAELLAAGVTVQEFRPSMLHAKLLVVDRELTVVGSANLDNRSFRLNFEAVVAVYGASIADEVANQLLLDAHHATRVTSRRLRALSLPSRFAQSTARLFAAVL, encoded by the coding sequence GTGCTCTGGACCTGGATCGCCGTCGTCGAGGCCGCCTGGGTGATCGCGCTCTCGGCGTGGATCGTCTCCGAGCGGCGGCCGCCGGCGTCGACCCTGGCCTGGATCTTCGGCCTCGCGCTGCTCCCGGCAGTGGGGGTGGCCGTCTACTTCTTTCTCGGTCCGCGGCGACTCGAGCGCAAACGCATGCGCTACCGCGGCGGTGCGGCGCGGCTCGAAGCATCATTGGCGGCGACCGCGCGTCTCGGCGACCTCCCGCCCGACGTCTCGCGGCAGGTGCGCCTGGCGCTGCGGCTCTCGGCGGCGCCGCTCGCCTCGGCGAGCTCGCTGGCGCTCTACCACGACGGCGTGAGCGCCTTCGCGGCGATGGAGCGGTCGATCGCCGACGCTGTCGGGCACGTTCACCTCGAGAGCTACATCTTCGAGCCCGACGAGACCGGAACGCGCATCCGCGACCTGCTGGCGGAGAAGGCGCGCCAGGGCGTCGCGGTGCGGCTGCTTCTCGACGCCGTGGGCGCGCCGCGTGCGCGGCGGCGGTTCCTCGCGCCGATCCTCGACGCCGGCGGCGAGGTGGCGCGATTCAACCCGATGGGGCTCGGGCTGGTGCGCTCACGCCTGGTGAACTTCCGCACGCATCGCAAGATCCTGGTCTGCGACGGCGCGGTCGGATTCACCGGCGGGATGAACGTGGCCGACTGCCACACCGTCGGCGAACGGCGCGGGGCGGCCGTCGCGCCGCCATGGCGCGACACGCAGATCCGCCTCGCCGGCCGGGCTGTCGCCGGCTTGCAGCGGACGTTCCTCGAAGACTGGCACTTCGCCACCGGCCTCGTGCCGGAGACCGACGCCTGCTTCCCCGACCTGCCCGACGAGGGGTCGTTTCGTGTCCAGGTGCTGCGCTCCGGTCCCGATCGCGACGTCTACCCGATCCACGAGTTTCTCTTCTCGGCGATCGCGAGCGCCGACGAACGCGTCTGGCTCGCCACGCCGTACCTCGTGCCCGACGAGTCGATCCTCACCGCGCTCCGCTCGGCCGCACACCGTGGCGTCGACGTCCGCGTCCTCGTGCCCCGTCGCGGCGACAGCCGTCTCGTGCAGGCGGCGATGCGCTCGTTCTACGCCGAGCTTCTGGCTGCGGGGGTGACGGTGCAGGAGTTCCGTCCGTCGATGCTGCACGCCAAGCTCCTGGTGGTCGATCGCGAGCTCACCGTCGTCGGCTCGGCCAACCTCGACAACCGCAGCTTCCGGTTGAACTTCGAAGCGGTGGTCGCCGTCTACGGTGCGTCGATCGCCGACGAGGTGGCCAACCAGTTGCTCCTCGACGCCCACCACGCCACCCGGGTCACCTCGCGCCGGCTCCGGGCCCTCTCCTTGCCGTCCCGCTTCGCCCAGAGCACCGCCCGCCTCTTCGCGGCCGTTCTCTGA
- a CDS encoding ketoacyl-ACP synthase III has translation MNRVAQIVSTGRYLPEIEVSNDELRRRFAHLGDFVDKMEASTGIRRRWHAPSDWAASDLAVRAGRHALERAGRKAEEIDLLLVGTDSPDYLTPATSVVVQEKLGAKNAGTFDIGCACASFPTGLATAAGWIAINPSIRTVMVIGVYSMHKLADPNDPMIFFYGDGAGAAILAPAAEPGFVSAATQADGAYAKHWGIFAGGSAEPATEEAVRAGRTQVKMLERYPPEINHEGWPRLVRKVAANGGFALDEIDQVIFTQVRKPSIDLVMGDLGLPIERAHTVMEEWGYTGSACIGMAFDDAVERGKIAPGNLVVFVGSGVGYNQAAAAFRVGELPR, from the coding sequence ATGAACCGTGTTGCGCAGATCGTCTCGACCGGGCGCTACCTGCCCGAGATCGAGGTCTCGAACGACGAGCTCCGCCGGCGCTTCGCCCATCTCGGAGACTTCGTCGACAAGATGGAGGCGTCGACCGGGATCCGGCGGCGCTGGCATGCACCGTCCGACTGGGCGGCTTCGGACCTCGCCGTCCGGGCCGGGCGCCACGCGCTCGAGCGCGCCGGGCGCAAGGCCGAGGAAATCGACCTGCTGCTGGTCGGCACGGATTCGCCCGACTACCTGACGCCGGCGACCTCGGTGGTGGTGCAGGAGAAGCTCGGCGCGAAGAACGCCGGCACCTTCGACATCGGCTGCGCCTGCGCCTCGTTTCCGACGGGGCTCGCCACCGCCGCGGGCTGGATCGCGATCAACCCCTCGATCCGCACGGTGATGGTGATCGGCGTCTATTCGATGCACAAGCTCGCCGATCCGAACGACCCGATGATCTTCTTCTACGGCGACGGGGCGGGCGCGGCGATTCTCGCGCCGGCCGCCGAGCCCGGCTTCGTCTCGGCGGCCACCCAGGCCGACGGCGCCTACGCCAAGCACTGGGGGATCTTCGCCGGCGGATCCGCCGAACCGGCCACCGAAGAGGCGGTCCGCGCGGGTCGCACCCAGGTCAAGATGCTGGAGCGCTATCCCCCCGAGATCAATCACGAGGGCTGGCCGCGTCTGGTTCGCAAGGTGGCGGCCAACGGCGGCTTCGCGCTCGACGAGATCGACCAGGTCATCTTCACCCAGGTGCGCAAGCCGTCGATCGACCTCGTGATGGGCGACCTCGGCCTGCCGATCGAGCGCGCCCACACGGTGATGGAGGAGTGGGGCTACACCGGCTCCGCCTGCATCGGCATGGCGTTCGACGATGCGGTCGAGCGCGGCAAGATCGCCCCCGGCAACCTCGTCGTCTTCGTCGGCTCCGGCGTCGGCTACAACCAGGCGGCGGCGGCCTTCCGCGTCGGAGAGCTGCCGCGGTGA
- a CDS encoding long-chain fatty acid--CoA ligase — protein sequence MIAADVLGERARLTPDALALVVVEPALRLTYRELDRRAVRCALAWRALGLAAGDRVAILASNRVEYLEAFFAAGKSGTILVPIGTRLTAHEIAPILADSGARAVLYGGDFAAIVESLRPLAPLVERWVALDEPLAAADASYPALVAASDPDDFVRARCAPEDLYCLLYTSGTTGRPKGVMIPHRQIAWNGYNTVCGWQLRADDVSPIFTPLYHAGGLMAFLGPIFTVGGTIVLHRGFDAGEIWRTVAAERATVILGVPTIWKLLMEAPEFATTDLSSIRALYSGGAPLPTWIAEAYQARGVVFKQGFGMTEVGVNCFAMTIEDSVRKRGSIGTPMMHTEVRLVDGEGRDVPVGEVGELWFRGPHVSQGYWNRPQETAESYVDGGWFRSGDLARRDDDGYFYIAGRKKEMFISGGVNVYPAEIEAVLLQHPGVRDATVVGIEHPTWGEVGVAFVVPLAPGSASAASVLEFLGARLARYKLPRELVEVAELPRTAYGKVVKGELAARYLAERR from the coding sequence GTGATCGCGGCCGACGTCCTCGGCGAACGTGCGCGGCTGACGCCCGACGCGCTGGCACTGGTGGTCGTCGAGCCGGCGCTGCGCCTGACCTATCGCGAGCTCGACCGTCGGGCGGTGCGCTGCGCCCTCGCCTGGCGGGCGCTCGGCCTCGCGGCGGGCGATCGCGTGGCGATCCTGGCGAGCAATCGGGTCGAGTACCTCGAGGCGTTTTTCGCTGCCGGCAAGTCGGGAACGATCCTCGTGCCGATCGGCACGCGGCTGACCGCCCACGAGATCGCGCCGATCCTCGCCGACTCGGGGGCGCGAGCGGTGCTCTACGGCGGGGACTTCGCGGCGATCGTCGAGAGCCTCCGGCCGCTCGCACCGCTCGTCGAGCGCTGGGTGGCGCTCGACGAGCCGCTCGCTGCCGCCGACGCGAGCTATCCGGCGCTCGTGGCGGCGAGCGACCCGGACGACTTCGTGCGCGCTCGCTGCGCCCCCGAGGACCTCTACTGCCTGCTCTACACCTCGGGCACCACCGGTCGTCCGAAGGGCGTGATGATCCCGCACCGCCAGATCGCCTGGAACGGCTACAACACCGTCTGCGGCTGGCAGCTGCGGGCCGACGACGTGTCGCCGATCTTCACGCCGCTCTACCACGCCGGCGGGCTGATGGCCTTCCTCGGGCCGATCTTCACCGTCGGCGGGACGATCGTCCTGCACCGCGGCTTCGACGCCGGCGAGATCTGGCGCACCGTCGCGGCCGAACGCGCGACGGTCATCCTCGGCGTGCCGACCATCTGGAAGCTCCTCATGGAGGCGCCGGAGTTCGCCACCACCGACCTGTCGTCGATCCGCGCGCTCTACAGCGGCGGCGCACCGCTGCCGACCTGGATCGCCGAGGCGTACCAGGCGCGCGGCGTCGTCTTCAAGCAGGGCTTCGGCATGACCGAGGTGGGCGTGAACTGCTTCGCCATGACGATCGAGGACTCGGTGCGCAAGCGCGGCTCGATCGGCACGCCGATGATGCACACCGAGGTGCGCCTGGTCGACGGCGAGGGGCGGGACGTGCCGGTCGGCGAGGTCGGTGAGCTCTGGTTCCGCGGCCCGCACGTCTCTCAGGGCTACTGGAACCGGCCGCAGGAGACCGCCGAGTCCTACGTCGACGGCGGCTGGTTCCGCTCGGGCGACCTGGCGCGGCGCGACGACGACGGCTACTTCTACATCGCCGGCCGCAAGAAGGAGATGTTCATCAGCGGCGGGGTGAACGTCTACCCGGCGGAGATCGAGGCCGTCCTCCTGCAGCACCCCGGAGTGCGCGACGCGACGGTCGTCGGCATCGAGCACCCGACCTGGGGCGAAGTGGGTGTGGCGTTCGTCGTGCCGCTCGCGCCCGGCAGCGCCAGCGCCGCGTCGGTTCTCGAGTTCCTCGGCGCGCGCCTGGCGCGCTACAAGCTGCCGCGCGAGCTCGTCGAGGTCGCCGAGTTGCCGCGCACCGCCTACGGCAAGGTGGTCAAGGGCGAGCTCGCCGCGCGCTACCTCGCGGAGCGCCGGTGA
- a CDS encoding TetR/AcrR family transcriptional regulator: MARRSQQERSDASVAAILAAGLELFSTQGFRATSLREIAERAGLSVGNIYHHFSSKDEIYQRLIDRYWERLVDPELRLNKIFQAARFPDDLEQMAEAIEELVADNAAHILLIYVDVIEFRGQHIRTFYEGMADRFARSYGPGFERRVAAGEFGDVDPMTAVMVATRWFFYYFTVERCFGVGMHLGMTPRQATEEFIRLLRNGLLPRGELGGAPIGSTKALESAAEAALVATPSPERGEEA; encoded by the coding sequence GTGGCGCGGCGAAGTCAGCAGGAACGGTCCGATGCTTCGGTGGCGGCGATCCTCGCGGCCGGGCTCGAGCTGTTCTCGACCCAGGGGTTCCGCGCCACCTCGCTGCGTGAGATCGCCGAGCGGGCCGGGCTCTCCGTCGGCAACATCTACCACCACTTCTCGAGCAAGGACGAGATCTACCAGCGGCTGATCGACCGCTACTGGGAGCGCCTGGTCGATCCCGAGCTGAGGCTCAACAAGATCTTCCAGGCGGCGCGCTTCCCGGACGACCTCGAGCAGATGGCCGAGGCGATCGAAGAGCTGGTCGCCGACAACGCGGCGCACATCCTGCTGATCTACGTCGACGTCATCGAGTTCCGCGGCCAGCACATCCGCACCTTCTACGAAGGGATGGCCGACCGGTTCGCCCGCAGCTACGGGCCCGGCTTCGAACGCCGGGTCGCCGCCGGCGAGTTCGGCGACGTCGACCCGATGACCGCCGTGATGGTCGCCACCCGATGGTTCTTCTACTACTTCACCGTCGAGCGCTGTTTCGGTGTCGGGATGCATCTCGGGATGACGCCGCGCCAGGCGACCGAGGAGTTCATCCGCCTGCTGCGCAACGGCCTGCTTCCCCGCGGCGAGCTCGGCGGGGCACCGATCGGTTCGACGAAAGCCCTTGAGAGCGCGGCCGAAGCCGCGCTCGTTGCAACACCTTCGCCTGAGAGAGGAGAAGAGGCATGA
- a CDS encoding TonB-dependent receptor, whose amino-acid sequence MRHPAPMPPVGTPRNRREAWPIWVALLTLGLVVPVWAQDAAPAATPAAQQEEKKDQNADEKKLSEYTEEIVVTARKREENVQEVPVAISVLPVEKLEDAAASDISEIQSSVPNLSLYSGRNQSTTLTAFLRGVGQADPLWGVDPGVGLYLDDVYIARPQGALLDVYDVGRIEVLRGPQGTLYGKNTIGGAIKYVSSDIGVSPAGQISFTGGSFGNQDIKAMFGSGFADGKLRAKFAFASLQHDGYGKNLYTGKEVSDKDTQAYRFGLDWLPNDNVKLRLSYDHTKDTSGPKGLTRLQANPYCVLFLGAACPPEKNHFDTRSGLEPLNGTTSSGYSANLSWKINDGWTFKSITAYRESDSKNNIDFDTTPAKIADAVSTYFDEQTSEELQMVYDGGNKFSGVFGAYYFHGKAGGLVRTIFVNSILSVTDGDTITDSMALFGDGSYKLTDRLTFDFGLRATQEKKHTNAFNTVNNAVYADFDKSKTFDSVAPKFGLNYAFSKDMMGYASVSRGFKSGGYNVRAQSNLFPKSGEPFDDEILDMGEVGMKSTFADGKLVLNTAVFYGKYKDVQVSTFTSYDSNGDGVNDAFFGNFLNAGNATLKGAELEFTVNTDSWFGMGGNLSYLDAKPDSFLDENHDGFVDTQVITNAPKVTGAVHLDGRFPLFGGLLSGSVAYAYRDDSTLTNEGGQYPGRPGTPLLPLMQEAYGTVEAWIGWLSPNGKWRFGVAGKNLTDEEYLTNGYNLPNFGIVQGSYGAPRTVLATVEYRFF is encoded by the coding sequence ATGAGACACCCCGCCCCGATGCCGCCCGTCGGCACCCCCCGCAACCGCCGTGAGGCCTGGCCGATCTGGGTCGCCCTGCTGACCCTCGGCCTGGTCGTCCCGGTCTGGGCCCAGGACGCCGCCCCGGCGGCGACCCCTGCCGCCCAGCAAGAGGAGAAGAAGGACCAGAACGCCGACGAGAAGAAGCTCTCCGAGTACACCGAGGAGATCGTCGTCACCGCCCGCAAACGCGAAGAGAACGTCCAGGAGGTCCCGGTGGCGATCTCCGTGCTGCCGGTCGAAAAGCTCGAGGACGCCGCGGCGTCGGACATCTCGGAGATCCAGAGCTCGGTGCCGAACCTCTCGCTCTACTCCGGCCGCAACCAGTCGACGACGCTCACCGCCTTCCTGCGCGGTGTCGGCCAGGCCGACCCGCTCTGGGGCGTCGACCCCGGCGTCGGCCTCTACCTCGACGACGTCTACATCGCCCGCCCGCAGGGCGCCCTGCTCGACGTCTACGACGTCGGCCGCATCGAGGTGCTGCGTGGCCCGCAGGGGACGCTGTACGGCAAGAACACGATCGGCGGCGCGATCAAGTACGTGAGCAGCGACATCGGCGTCAGCCCGGCCGGGCAGATCTCTTTCACCGGGGGCAGCTTCGGCAACCAGGACATCAAGGCGATGTTCGGCAGCGGTTTTGCCGACGGCAAGCTGCGCGCCAAGTTCGCCTTCGCCTCGCTTCAGCACGACGGCTACGGCAAGAACCTCTACACCGGCAAGGAAGTCTCGGACAAGGACACGCAGGCGTACCGCTTCGGCCTCGACTGGCTGCCGAACGACAACGTCAAGCTGCGGCTGAGCTACGACCATACCAAGGACACCTCGGGTCCGAAGGGCCTCACCCGCCTGCAGGCCAACCCGTACTGCGTCCTCTTCCTCGGCGCGGCCTGCCCGCCGGAGAAGAACCACTTCGACACGCGCAGCGGTCTCGAGCCGCTCAACGGCACGACGAGCAGCGGCTACTCGGCGAACCTCTCGTGGAAGATCAACGACGGTTGGACCTTCAAGTCGATCACCGCCTACCGCGAGTCCGACTCGAAGAACAACATCGACTTCGACACCACGCCGGCCAAGATCGCCGACGCCGTGTCGACCTACTTCGACGAGCAGACCTCCGAAGAGCTGCAGATGGTCTACGACGGCGGCAACAAGTTCTCCGGCGTCTTCGGGGCCTACTACTTCCACGGCAAGGCCGGCGGTCTGGTGCGGACGATCTTCGTCAACTCGATCCTCTCGGTCACCGACGGCGACACGATCACCGACTCGATGGCGCTCTTCGGCGACGGCTCCTACAAGCTCACCGACCGCCTGACCTTCGACTTCGGGCTGCGTGCGACCCAGGAGAAGAAGCACACCAACGCCTTCAACACGGTCAACAACGCCGTCTACGCCGACTTCGACAAGAGCAAGACCTTCGACTCCGTGGCGCCGAAGTTCGGTCTCAACTACGCCTTCTCGAAGGACATGATGGGTTACGCCAGCGTGTCGCGCGGCTTCAAGAGCGGCGGCTACAACGTGCGCGCCCAGTCGAACCTCTTCCCGAAGTCGGGCGAGCCGTTCGACGACGAGATCCTCGACATGGGCGAGGTGGGCATGAAGTCGACCTTCGCCGACGGCAAGCTGGTGCTCAACACCGCCGTCTTCTACGGCAAGTACAAGGACGTCCAGGTCAGCACCTTCACCTCCTACGACTCGAACGGTGACGGCGTCAACGACGCCTTCTTCGGCAACTTCCTCAACGCCGGCAACGCGACCCTCAAGGGCGCCGAGCTCGAGTTCACCGTCAACACCGATTCCTGGTTCGGCATGGGCGGCAACCTCAGCTACCTCGATGCCAAGCCGGACAGCTTCCTCGACGAGAACCACGACGGCTTCGTCGACACGCAGGTGATCACCAACGCTCCGAAGGTCACCGGCGCGGTTCACCTCGACGGCCGCTTCCCGCTCTTCGGCGGGCTGCTCTCCGGCAGCGTCGCCTACGCCTATCGCGACGACTCGACGCTGACCAACGAGGGCGGGCAGTACCCGGGCCGTCCGGGCACGCCGCTGCTGCCGTTGATGCAGGAGGCGTACGGCACGGTCGAGGCGTGGATCGGCTGGCTCTCGCCCAACGGCAAGTGGCGCTTCGGCGTCGCGGGCAAGAACCTCACCGACGAGGAGTACCTGACCAACGGCTACAACCTGCCGAACTTCGGGATCGTCCAGGGCTCTTACGGCGCGCCGCGCACCGTGCTCGCCACGGTCGAGTACCGCTTCTTCTAA